A genomic stretch from Bacteroidia bacterium includes:
- a CDS encoding translational GTPase TypA: LLLVDAFEGPMPQTRFVLQKAIAHGLKAIVVINKVDKPNCRPDEVHDNVFELFFNLDATEEQLDFPTLYGSSKQGWMNTEWKTPSNDITPLLDAIIKHIPAPMVSAGTPQLQITSIDYSAYTGRIAVGRLTRGTLKENAPVSLVKRDGSIVKSRIKELFLFEGLGKEKVSEVHAGDICALTGIENFEIGDTIADFENPEGLKPISVDEPTMSMLFTINNSPFFGKEGKFVTSRHLRDRLMKETEKNLALRVEETDSADSFLVYGRGVLHLSVLIETMRREGYELQVGQPRVIIKEINDMKCEPVEILTVDCPENVSGKVIELVSQKKGEMKIMEPKGDLLHLEFEIPSRGLIGLRNNLLTATAGEAIMAHRFKSYEPWKGSIPGRIAGVLISKEQGTAIPYSIDALQDRGTFFVDPGEPVYGGQILGEHIRPDDLIVSVTKEKKLTNMRASGSDDKMRIAPKLNFSLEQAMEYIQEDEYVELTPQSIRMRKIYLDENERKRRKNAMAAI; encoded by the coding sequence TTATTATTAGTTGACGCCTTTGAAGGTCCTATGCCTCAAACCCGTTTCGTTCTTCAAAAAGCTATCGCGCATGGACTTAAAGCTATTGTGGTAATTAACAAAGTTGACAAACCAAACTGCCGTCCGGATGAAGTTCATGACAATGTGTTTGAATTATTCTTCAATCTCGATGCCACCGAAGAGCAATTAGACTTCCCAACTTTATATGGTTCTTCCAAACAAGGTTGGATGAATACGGAATGGAAAACTCCTTCCAACGATATCACCCCATTGTTGGATGCTATCATTAAACACATTCCTGCTCCTATGGTTTCTGCAGGTACTCCTCAATTACAAATTACCTCCATCGACTACTCTGCCTATACCGGCCGTATTGCGGTAGGACGTTTAACCCGCGGAACCTTAAAAGAAAATGCTCCTGTTTCATTAGTTAAAAGAGATGGAAGCATTGTAAAATCCAGAATTAAAGAACTTTTCCTTTTTGAAGGACTCGGTAAAGAAAAGGTTTCAGAAGTGCATGCCGGAGATATTTGTGCCTTAACAGGTATTGAAAATTTTGAAATTGGTGATACCATTGCCGATTTCGAAAATCCGGAAGGATTGAAACCAATCAGCGTGGACGAGCCTACCATGAGCATGTTGTTTACTATTAACAACTCTCCTTTCTTTGGAAAAGAAGGTAAATTCGTTACCAGCCGTCACCTTCGTGATCGCCTCATGAAGGAAACCGAAAAAAACCTGGCCTTGAGAGTGGAAGAAACAGACAGCGCCGACTCTTTTCTGGTTTACGGCCGCGGTGTTTTACATCTATCTGTATTGATTGAAACCATGCGCCGTGAAGGGTACGAACTTCAAGTTGGCCAACCTCGCGTAATTATCAAAGAAATTAACGATATGAAATGCGAACCGGTCGAAATCTTAACCGTAGATTGTCCGGAAAATGTTTCAGGTAAGGTAATTGAATTGGTTAGCCAAAAGAAAGGTGAAATGAAAATTATGGAACCCAAAGGCGATTTGTTGCATTTGGAATTCGAAATCCCTTCTCGCGGACTTATAGGTTTGAGAAACAACTTGTTAACTGCCACTGCAGGTGAAGCTATTATGGCCCATCGCTTTAAAAGTTACGAACCTTGGAAAGGTAGCATCCCCGGACGTATTGCAGGCGTTTTGATTTCTAAAGAACAAGGTACTGCTATCCCCTACTCTATTGACGCCTTGCAAGATCGCGGAACCTTCTTTGTTGACCCGGGTGAACCGGTTTACGGAGGTCAAATTCTAGGCGAACACATCCGTCCCGACGATTTGATTGTGAGTGTTACCAAAGAGAAAAAGCTTACCAATATGCGTGCTTCCGGTAGCGATGACAAAATGAGAATTGCCCCTAAATTGAATTTCTCTCTGGAGCAAGCCATGGAATACATTCAGGAAGATGAATATGTGGAATTGACGCCTCAAAGCATTCGTATGCGCAAAATTTACCTCGATGAAAACGAGCGTAAACGTCGCAAAAATGCTATGGCAGCTATTTAA
- a CDS encoding GNAT family N-acetyltransferase has translation MNEIQNIETERTIMRKLTKDDASDFYNLNLDEEVLKFTGDKPFHNIQASIDFLTNYDQYEKYGVGRLAVIDKATTKFIGWCGLKYSQDKNEYDIGFRFKRNYWNKGFATETAKKCLDFGFTELGIEKVVGRAMKENIASIKVLEKIGMRFKENFDFDGQEGVIYELTKNK, from the coding sequence ATGAACGAGATTCAAAATATAGAAACTGAAAGAACGATAATGCGTAAACTTACAAAAGATGACGCATCCGATTTCTATAACTTAAATCTTGACGAAGAAGTATTAAAATTCACAGGAGACAAACCCTTTCATAACATACAAGCTTCAATTGACTTTTTAACCAACTACGACCAATATGAAAAATATGGGGTTGGACGACTCGCTGTTATTGACAAAGCAACTACAAAATTTATTGGTTGGTGCGGACTAAAATATAGCCAAGATAAAAACGAATATGATATTGGATTTAGATTTAAGAGAAACTATTGGAATAAAGGTTTTGCTACTGAAACTGCAAAAAAATGTCTTGACTTTGGTTTTACAGAACTTGGAATTGAAAAAGTAGTTGGACGAGCAATGAAAGAAAATATTGCTTCAATCAAAGTTCTTGAAAAAATAGGTATGAGATTTAAAGAAAACTTTGATTTTGATGGACAAGAAGGAGTAATTTACGAACTGACAAAAAATAAATAA
- a CDS encoding S8 family serine peptidase, with protein sequence MLKLRSIMLIAIELEEMDNKGIVRFHQDISQPSANSVILSALESPMAFTLEQIDSKTYFILTEDIDPFIESLNEEAQVHTINPVYTSGSYDTEMGVTNQIVVRFLTTTDQNAIDEINTTYGVKIITITSTYSLLSIPDKANALDIANAYQESNLVKFAHPDFISPLTLTSYPNDTYFNKQWGLHNTGQIINDGHSGTADADVDAPEAWDITLGDESIVIAIINQGVTDNHPDLPSTRQVRLPGSNFANLADPDNPSPVGTQNHGNACAGIAAATQNNNEGVSGICPSCKIMPIKINTIAPSTSSIANAINFAWSQGADILSMSFAFGQPDPNYAPVIVEAINYATTYGREGKGAVIVVAAGNTANYEANPQNIGGIFFPANVTNSSVITVGASDRNDMQANYSPTASSIIWNGLANQVIDVVAPSHKAYSCQISDESYDIWTIDIPGDDGYNKWYSNTGDCGVNQGGTIPLFNEQLPSTGTNYNAYTGRMGGTSAAAPLVAGIAGLVLSVNSCLTAQEVFDIITTTSDQIGGYTYTDNVSNEVGWGRVNAFSAVTAASEMPMWADLYSKNNVIDFQTFKKSQSEL encoded by the coding sequence ATGCTCAAACTCCGTTCTATTATGCTTATAGCAATTGAATTAGAAGAAATGGACAACAAAGGCATTGTTCGATTTCATCAAGATATTTCTCAGCCATCTGCCAACTCTGTCATACTATCTGCCCTAGAAAGCCCTATGGCTTTTACTTTAGAGCAAATTGACAGTAAAACGTATTTTATTTTAACAGAAGATATTGATCCTTTTATAGAATCACTTAATGAGGAGGCTCAAGTGCATACAATAAATCCTGTGTATACTTCAGGCTCATACGATACGGAAATGGGAGTAACTAATCAAATCGTTGTAAGGTTTTTAACAACTACTGACCAAAATGCGATAGACGAAATAAATACAACTTATGGCGTAAAGATAATCACTATCACATCCACATATTCCTTGCTGAGCATTCCCGATAAAGCTAATGCTCTTGATATAGCAAATGCTTACCAGGAAAGTAATTTGGTAAAGTTCGCTCATCCTGATTTTATATCCCCACTAACATTAACATCATATCCTAATGATACCTACTTTAATAAACAATGGGGATTACATAACACGGGGCAGATTATTAATGATGGGCATTCTGGCACTGCCGATGCCGATGTGGATGCACCTGAGGCTTGGGATATAACGTTGGGAGATGAATCTATTGTTATAGCCATAATCAACCAAGGAGTAACAGATAATCATCCTGATCTGCCTTCAACACGTCAAGTAAGATTACCAGGCAGCAACTTTGCAAATCTTGCAGACCCGGATAACCCGTCGCCCGTTGGAACACAGAATCATGGTAATGCTTGTGCTGGTATTGCAGCAGCTACTCAAAATAATAATGAAGGGGTGTCCGGGATATGCCCAAGTTGTAAAATTATGCCGATTAAGATTAATACAATAGCTCCTTCGACAAGTTCTATTGCCAATGCTATTAATTTTGCTTGGTCACAGGGAGCGGATATACTTTCAATGAGCTTTGCTTTTGGGCAGCCTGACCCAAATTATGCTCCCGTCATTGTTGAGGCCATTAATTATGCAACTACTTATGGTAGAGAAGGTAAGGGTGCAGTAATAGTTGTTGCCGCAGGTAATACGGCAAATTATGAAGCAAATCCACAAAATATTGGTGGTATATTTTTTCCTGCAAATGTTACAAATTCATCTGTTATAACAGTGGGGGCTTCCGATCGGAATGATATGCAAGCTAATTATAGCCCTACCGCAAGTAGCATAATATGGAATGGCTTGGCTAATCAAGTAATAGATGTGGTAGCCCCTTCTCATAAGGCATATTCTTGTCAAATATCAGACGAAAGCTATGATATTTGGACTATAGATATTCCGGGGGATGATGGTTATAATAAATGGTATTCAAATACAGGAGATTGCGGAGTTAATCAAGGGGGTACAATCCCTTTATTCAATGAACAGCTACCTTCTACAGGAACAAACTATAATGCTTATACTGGTAGAATGGGGGGGACTTCAGCCGCTGCACCTTTGGTTGCGGGTATAGCAGGGTTAGTTCTTTCAGTCAATTCCTGCTTAACTGCACAAGAAGTCTTTGACATTATAACTACAACTTCAGATCAAATAGGAGGTTATACCTATACAGATAATGTAAGTAATGAAGTAGGTTGGGGTAGGGTAAATGCTTTTAGTGCAGTTACTGCAGCAAGTGAAATGCCAATGTGGGCAGACCTCTATTCGAAGAATAATGTAATTGATTTTCAAACATTTAAAAAAAGTCAGTCAGAATTATAG